One Aquila chrysaetos chrysaetos chromosome 22, bAquChr1.4, whole genome shotgun sequence genomic window carries:
- the SPINK1 gene encoding serine protease inhibitor Kazal-type 1, whose amino-acid sequence MKATGVFLLLSLALCCYQGNAEMDGAAGKGTEAACGNYDIRKGCTKIFDPVCGTDNVLYGNECLLCFQNLQRKTNVRIKNRGMCQNPSPRSDSAQN is encoded by the exons ATGAAGGCAACTGGTGttttcctgctcctctccctggcaCTCTGCTGCTACCAAG GAAATGCTGAGATGGATGGAGCTGCTGGCAAAGGAACAGAG GCAGCTTGTGGCAATTATGACATAAGAAAAGGTTGTACAAAGATCTTTGACCCCGTCTGTGGCACGGACAACGTCCTATATGGCAACGAGTGCCtgttgtgctttcagaacct GCAAAGAAAAACTAATGTGCGCATAAAGAACAGGGGAATGTGCCAAAACCCCTCTCCACGCTCTGACTCCGCTCAAAACTAA